The Schaalia dentiphila ATCC 17982 sequence GGCAGCCAGAGAATGGCCGACGAGGGCATGCAGGCACTTGACGCGCGTGGGCATTCCGCCGGCGCTCACGCCCGAAATCTCCGGGACTTCGCCCAGGGTCAGGCGCGCCTGAATGTAGGCCTCGTGGGCACGCGCATAGGCGGCGCGCAGCTCCTCATCAGCGGCGAGGTCCTCGTTGAGGGTCTCCATGACGTGCTCGGCCTCAAGGGTGGAAGCACCCTTCACTGCCGCCGGGTGCGTCAGGTAGTAGGTCGTGGGGAACGGCGTCCCGTCAGGTAGGCGCGGCGCGGTGGCCACGACCGTAGGCCGACCGCACACGCAGCGCGCGGCGATACCAACGACCCCTCGGGGCACGCGGCCCAGCTGGGAACGCAGGACCTCCAGGTCCTCTTCAGTGGCGTCGGTGGTGTTAACGAGGCTCATTCTCCGCTTTCTTGGCTGGTGGTGGGGGCATGGCCCGACTGGCTGGTCTCAGCCGA is a genomic window containing:
- a CDS encoding DUF501 domain-containing protein, which gives rise to MSLVNTTDATEEDLEVLRSQLGRVPRGVVGIAARCVCGRPTVVATAPRLPDGTPFPTTYYLTHPAAVKGASTLEAEHVMETLNEDLAADEELRAAYARAHEAYIQARLTLGEVPEISGVSAGGMPTRVKCLHALVGHSLAAGPGVNPIGDRALAMLDERGLFSTSRCSC